One Luteibacter sp. 9135 DNA segment encodes these proteins:
- a CDS encoding MFS transporter, whose protein sequence is MATTASGLRADGSIGTSHRRVIFASSLGTVFEWYDFYLYGSLAALIGKQFFTGLNETSQFIFALLAFAAGFAVRPFGAIVFGRIGDLIGRKYTFLVTILIMGTSTFLVGVLPGYSTMGVAAPVLLILLRLLQGLALGGEYGGAATYVAEHAPPGKRGLYTSFIQITATFGLFLSLLVILGTRLGLGTEAFETWGWRIPFLLSAVLVGVSVYIRLQLHESPVFQQMKAEGKQSKAPLTEAFGQWKNLRLVILALFGATAGQAVVWYTGQFYSLYFLTQSLKIDGTTANLLIAGALLIGTPFFVFFGWLSDRIGRKPVVLTGCLIAALTMFPIFKGLTHFGNPAVEAAAAAAPVIVTADPEACTFQFDPVGKKTFTSSCDVAKSVLAKKGIPYTNAAAPAGTLATVKIGDAVIESFEGGSLDKAAFTEQSKAFTAKVAAQVKTAGYPEKADPAQANYPMLVLLLAILVLYVTMVYGPIAAWLVEMFPTRIRYTSMSLPYHIGNGWFGGFVPTIGFMLVAWKGDIYYGLWYPVAVALMTFVIGLFFMRETKDVPLED, encoded by the coding sequence ATGGCGACTACCGCAAGCGGCCTGCGTGCCGACGGCAGCATTGGCACCAGCCACCGGCGCGTGATCTTCGCGTCCAGCCTGGGCACCGTGTTCGAGTGGTACGACTTCTACCTTTACGGCTCGCTGGCCGCGCTGATCGGCAAGCAGTTCTTCACGGGGTTGAACGAGACCAGCCAGTTCATCTTCGCCCTGCTTGCGTTCGCCGCCGGCTTTGCCGTGCGTCCGTTCGGCGCCATCGTGTTCGGTCGCATCGGCGACCTGATCGGGCGCAAGTACACCTTCCTGGTCACCATCCTGATCATGGGCACCTCGACGTTCCTGGTCGGCGTGTTGCCCGGTTATTCGACGATGGGCGTGGCCGCGCCCGTCTTGCTCATCCTGCTGCGCCTGTTGCAGGGCCTGGCCCTGGGTGGCGAATACGGTGGCGCCGCGACCTACGTGGCGGAGCACGCGCCGCCGGGCAAGCGCGGGCTGTACACCAGCTTCATCCAGATCACCGCCACGTTCGGCCTGTTCCTCTCGCTGCTGGTTATCCTTGGTACGCGACTGGGCCTGGGCACCGAGGCGTTCGAAACCTGGGGCTGGCGCATTCCGTTCCTGCTTTCCGCGGTGTTGGTCGGCGTATCGGTCTACATCCGCCTGCAACTGCACGAGTCGCCGGTGTTCCAGCAGATGAAAGCCGAGGGCAAGCAGTCCAAGGCGCCGCTGACCGAAGCCTTCGGCCAATGGAAGAACCTGCGGCTGGTGATCCTGGCACTGTTCGGCGCCACCGCCGGCCAGGCCGTGGTCTGGTACACGGGCCAGTTCTATTCGCTGTATTTCCTGACGCAAAGCCTGAAGATCGACGGCACCACCGCCAACCTGCTGATCGCCGGCGCGTTGCTGATCGGCACGCCGTTCTTCGTCTTCTTCGGCTGGCTGTCCGACCGCATCGGTCGCAAGCCGGTGGTGCTGACCGGTTGCCTGATCGCGGCACTGACGATGTTCCCGATCTTCAAGGGCCTGACCCACTTCGGCAATCCCGCCGTGGAAGCCGCCGCCGCGGCCGCACCGGTGATTGTCACCGCCGATCCGGAAGCCTGCACCTTCCAGTTCGACCCGGTGGGCAAGAAGACCTTTACCAGCTCGTGCGATGTCGCCAAGAGCGTGCTGGCGAAGAAGGGCATTCCGTATACCAACGCCGCCGCACCCGCGGGCACGCTGGCCACGGTGAAGATCGGCGACGCGGTGATCGAATCGTTCGAGGGTGGCAGCCTGGACAAGGCGGCCTTCACCGAGCAGAGCAAGGCGTTCACCGCGAAGGTCGCCGCCCAGGTGAAGACGGCGGGATACCCCGAGAAGGCCGACCCGGCACAGGCGAACTATCCGATGCTGGTGCTCCTGCTGGCCATCCTGGTGCTCTACGTCACCATGGTCTACGGGCCCATCGCCGCGTGGCTGGTGGAGATGTTCCCGACGCGCATCCGCTACACGTCCATGAGCCTGCCGTACCACATCGGCAACGGCTGGTTCGGCGGCTTCGTGCCCACCATCGGCTTCATGCTGGTGGCGTGGAAGGGGGATATCTACTACGGCCTGTGGTATCCGGTGGCCGTGGCGTTGATGACCTTCGTGATCGGATTGTTCTTCATGCGCGAGACCAAGGATGTGCCGCTGGAGGATTGA
- a CDS encoding SIR2 family protein, giving the protein MDVHETDAIDNVADTSADSPKVEHNLALQSLDALKQLAGKRRSYEDLSRFLKSRLGEVANYTLLLGAGCSVSSNVRSANALVEIWRREIFTRLCPGIEYLREEAIDFLTKKHGVWYNPAKEYSSLFEKNFDLPRQRRMFVEQEVSNKAPNLGYAYLTRLVENHFINTIFTTNFDDLLNEAFFRFSDTRPLVCAHDSAVSSIAVTSKRPKIIKLHGDYLFDDIKATVRETESLEENSRRKLIEFGREFGMIVVGYGGGDRSVMDVLQYLLRSEDYFKHGVYWCIRKGDPLSDDLLKLLWRDRVYFVEVDGFDELMAQLYHDLIGKDLPIDTSSITQKPQAIIDGFCENEYLQTSASAVITNDLERLRKQRDREELLTLFRTSKQNSRSEGGLDDSLSDAELATVLQVKELISAGEYGKARVRVKSELNIAKAARFREELNGLLIVIEEYSGDINSAVAVVDGMIQDDPNNVANVMRKISLTSSREDSLRLLDKAVEYFSEDFVVFNKRIDVNVEAYESTPEVERERLYNKISSDFLRSIELEPGPRNYSWSTMASFYGDKNPTFDEAKVRLDSLIEQTASFGKTSLPHMSFRQARIKIEESDSPTALEETFWKDIDGAIKRASKADHADMVWFGVEAAKDLWRLDTLARRVGEAERDTSLSSTPEFLRYKGDLQIKLHGDAVGAAKLFSEALAKSRRASRILELAKCYGFLSDSKAISALLEAHGNVLKPADRLRIEVEKYEAEKDYERCLAKVRELSDIIGRDYDQIIAETHLLLLLRRYSDVMAMAKKSLDNANWSKASHGPLIINYELAALRQNQGHNKQRLGELAEYHRSPEVRICAYYMLRNESRARSLMTEQIKRDRENGFRFGRWAIFSDDHGRSLFTGVLRTAGGD; this is encoded by the coding sequence ATGGATGTACACGAAACTGACGCAATAGATAACGTGGCTGACACATCTGCAGACTCGCCTAAGGTAGAGCACAATTTAGCTCTCCAATCACTGGATGCTCTAAAGCAACTCGCTGGAAAACGTCGTTCCTACGAAGACCTTAGTCGATTTTTGAAATCACGTCTGGGGGAAGTTGCCAATTACACTTTATTGTTAGGAGCAGGATGCTCAGTATCATCCAACGTACGTAGCGCAAATGCATTAGTAGAAATATGGCGCCGGGAAATATTCACAAGGTTATGCCCAGGTATCGAATACCTACGGGAGGAAGCGATAGACTTCCTGACCAAAAAACACGGTGTTTGGTATAACCCTGCAAAAGAATATTCATCATTATTTGAAAAAAACTTTGATCTCCCGCGCCAGCGACGTATGTTCGTGGAGCAAGAGGTTTCAAATAAGGCGCCAAATCTTGGATACGCCTATCTTACTCGACTTGTAGAAAATCATTTCATCAACACTATATTCACCACAAATTTTGATGACTTACTGAACGAAGCATTTTTTCGATTTTCGGATACCAGGCCGCTGGTTTGTGCTCATGATTCTGCCGTAAGTAGCATTGCAGTAACATCAAAACGCCCGAAAATCATTAAGCTTCACGGGGATTATCTATTTGACGATATAAAGGCGACGGTACGTGAGACCGAGTCTTTAGAAGAGAATTCACGTCGAAAGCTTATCGAATTCGGAAGGGAATTCGGGATGATCGTTGTTGGATACGGCGGCGGTGATCGATCTGTAATGGATGTGCTTCAATATTTACTAAGAAGTGAGGATTACTTTAAGCACGGTGTGTATTGGTGTATTCGAAAAGGAGATCCGCTTAGCGACGACTTACTAAAATTGCTCTGGCGAGATCGAGTTTATTTTGTAGAAGTTGATGGCTTTGACGAGCTGATGGCTCAGCTTTATCACGATCTAATCGGTAAAGATCTACCTATCGACACAAGTTCAATTACTCAAAAGCCTCAGGCGATCATTGATGGTTTTTGTGAGAACGAGTACCTCCAAACCTCAGCAAGCGCCGTGATCACGAACGATCTCGAGCGTCTACGGAAGCAAAGAGATCGTGAAGAGTTGCTTACACTTTTCCGTACTTCTAAGCAGAACAGTCGATCAGAAGGCGGTCTTGATGACTCATTAAGCGATGCCGAACTTGCAACAGTTCTACAAGTAAAAGAACTTATATCTGCTGGAGAGTATGGTAAGGCGCGCGTCAGGGTAAAATCCGAATTAAATATAGCAAAGGCAGCCAGATTCCGAGAGGAACTGAACGGGTTGCTGATTGTCATCGAAGAATACTCCGGAGATATAAACTCCGCAGTCGCAGTCGTTGACGGAATGATTCAAGATGATCCTAACAACGTCGCGAACGTGATGCGTAAAATCAGTTTAACATCTTCGCGGGAGGATTCACTGAGGCTTCTTGATAAAGCTGTTGAATATTTTTCCGAAGATTTCGTAGTATTTAATAAAAGGATTGACGTTAACGTAGAAGCATATGAGTCTACACCCGAAGTAGAACGCGAACGTTTATATAATAAGATTTCGTCCGACTTCTTAAGATCTATTGAATTAGAACCAGGCCCACGAAATTACTCTTGGTCGACCATGGCTTCTTTCTATGGCGATAAAAATCCAACATTCGATGAGGCGAAGGTCCGACTCGATTCACTTATAGAACAGACGGCTTCGTTTGGAAAGACGTCACTCCCACACATGTCTTTTCGCCAAGCGAGAATCAAGATCGAGGAGTCGGACTCGCCAACTGCGCTTGAGGAAACCTTTTGGAAAGATATTGACGGTGCAATCAAGCGCGCGAGCAAAGCCGATCATGCAGACATGGTGTGGTTTGGCGTCGAGGCGGCCAAGGATCTTTGGCGTTTGGACACCCTCGCACGTAGGGTTGGTGAGGCTGAGCGCGACACAAGCCTAAGTTCTACTCCCGAATTTCTGCGCTATAAGGGCGATCTCCAAATTAAGCTTCATGGTGATGCGGTAGGAGCCGCGAAGCTTTTCAGCGAGGCGCTTGCAAAATCAAGGCGAGCTAGCCGTATCCTCGAATTAGCAAAGTGCTACGGGTTTCTCTCAGATTCTAAGGCGATAAGTGCTCTTCTCGAAGCTCATGGGAACGTGCTCAAACCTGCAGATCGCTTGAGAATCGAAGTAGAAAAATATGAAGCCGAAAAAGATTACGAGCGCTGCCTCGCTAAGGTGCGAGAGCTTTCGGATATAATAGGACGTGACTACGATCAGATAATTGCAGAAACACATCTTCTGCTGCTTCTCCGTAGATATTCTGACGTTATGGCCATGGCGAAAAAGTCGTTGGACAATGCCAACTGGAGTAAAGCCAGTCACGGCCCGCTAATTATTAATTACGAGTTGGCGGCTCTACGACAAAATCAGGGACACAACAAGCAACGACTCGGTGAACTGGCCGAATATCATCGCTCGCCCGAAGTGCGGATATGCGCGTATTACATGTTACGCAATGAGTCTCGAGCACGGAGTTTGATGACTGAACAAATTAAACGTGATAGAGAAAATGGTTTTAGGTTCGGGCGTTGGGCAATATTCTCGGATGACCACGGACGGTCATTATTCACCGGTGTCCTAAGGACAGCGGGTGGCGACTAA
- a CDS encoding PA0069 family radical SAM protein, translating into MSTPIPLFRKHKGRGAASNPEGRFESVRYHAEDDGWAREEDARRPVTEVREELARSVITRNDSPDIGFDRATNPYRGCEHGCIYCYARPSHGYLNLSAGLDFETKLFAKSNLADVLRHELARKNYTCQPINIGSNTDPYQPIEKTWRLTRAALALLDECNHPCTIVTKNALIERDLDILVPMAERKLVQVFISINSLDNKLASKLEPRASAPHRRMQAVKTLRDAGVPVGVLVAPIIPALNEKDVEAIIEQAGAAGANSIGYTCVRLPHELKQLFREWLELHYPDRAAHIISLIQQMNGGKDYDSNFATRMRGQGVFADIIRKRVQVATRKAGLERAWDTVLNTSAFVAPRAHSPQGELF; encoded by the coding sequence ATGTCGACACCTATCCCCCTGTTCCGCAAGCACAAAGGCCGCGGCGCCGCCTCCAACCCGGAAGGCCGGTTCGAGTCCGTGCGGTACCACGCCGAGGACGACGGCTGGGCGCGTGAAGAAGATGCGCGTCGCCCGGTCACCGAGGTGCGCGAGGAACTCGCCCGCAGCGTCATCACGCGCAACGACTCCCCGGACATCGGGTTCGACCGCGCCACCAATCCCTACCGGGGTTGCGAGCACGGCTGCATCTACTGCTACGCCCGGCCGTCGCATGGCTACCTCAACCTGTCGGCGGGCCTGGATTTCGAGACCAAGCTGTTCGCCAAGAGCAACCTGGCCGACGTGCTCCGCCACGAGCTGGCGCGCAAGAACTACACCTGCCAGCCGATCAACATCGGCAGCAACACCGATCCTTACCAGCCGATCGAGAAAACCTGGCGGCTCACCCGCGCGGCGCTCGCGCTGCTGGACGAGTGCAACCATCCCTGCACCATCGTCACCAAGAACGCGTTGATCGAACGCGACCTGGACATCCTCGTGCCCATGGCCGAGCGCAAGCTGGTGCAGGTGTTCATCTCGATCAACTCGCTGGACAACAAGCTGGCGTCGAAGCTGGAACCGCGCGCGAGTGCGCCGCATCGGCGGATGCAGGCGGTGAAGACGCTGCGCGATGCCGGCGTGCCGGTGGGTGTGCTGGTGGCACCGATCATCCCGGCACTCAACGAGAAGGACGTCGAAGCGATCATCGAGCAAGCCGGTGCAGCGGGGGCGAATTCGATCGGGTATACCTGCGTTCGTTTGCCGCACGAGTTGAAGCAGCTGTTTCGCGAGTGGCTCGAGTTGCATTACCCGGATCGGGCGGCGCACATCATCAGCCTGATTCAGCAGATGAATGGTGGTAAGGATTACGACAGCAATTTTGCGACGCGCATGCGCGGGCAGGGGGTGTTTGCGGACATCATTCGGAAGCGGGTGCAGGTGGCGACGCGGAAGGCGGGATTGGAACGGGCTTGGGATACGGTGTTGAATACGTCGGCGTTCGTAGCACCCCGGGCGCACTCGCCGCAGGGGGAATTATTTTAG